The following coding sequences are from one Rhodothermales bacterium window:
- a CDS encoding Hsp20/alpha crystallin family protein has product MNRVIHFTPVSRRPSLQREVDRLINRAAGPAIHGENGAPTWAPRLDIVETTEGFILEVDLPGLTHEQVEITFEKGILALSGERATPRGETDKPVRGERWAGRFARTVEFTTEVDPSGIKAAMRDGVLRIEVPKAESSKPVRIAVS; this is encoded by the coding sequence ATGAACCGAGTCATCCATTTTACCCCCGTTTCCCGCCGGCCTTCGCTCCAGCGCGAGGTCGATCGCCTCATCAACCGCGCCGCAGGCCCGGCCATCCACGGCGAAAACGGCGCGCCAACCTGGGCGCCCCGGCTCGATATCGTCGAAACGACCGAGGGATTTATCCTCGAAGTGGACCTTCCCGGGCTCACCCATGAACAGGTTGAGATCACGTTCGAAAAGGGAATCCTTGCGCTCTCCGGCGAACGCGCCACACCCCGCGGGGAAACCGACAAGCCTGTTCGCGGCGAACGCTGGGCCGGCCGCTTCGCCCGTACGGTCGAGTTCACGACCGAGGTCGACCCCTCGGGCATCAAGGCAGCGATGCGCGACGGCGTGCTCCGGATTGAAGTCCCGAAGGCGGAAAGCAGCAAGCCGGTCCGAATCGCCGTATCTTAG